One genomic window of Meles meles chromosome 3, mMelMel3.1 paternal haplotype, whole genome shotgun sequence includes the following:
- the LOC123938629 gene encoding immunity-related GTPase family M protein 1-like, whose translation MTQANQSLHTPLSTSFTPALQYNTGWTVLPKATATNIEKALVEAKLLGVVSVAREILEIASSAPVRIAVTGDSGNGMSSFINALRGIGHEQEDSAPTGVVGTTQIPICYFSSHFPNVELWDLPGIGAGTQTLGNYLAEMQFSLYDLFIIIASEQFSMNLVKLAKAIQGQGKKFYIVWTKLDRDISTCTLSEERLLQNIRENIWETVQKEGVHKPIIFLVSSFDPLLNDFPELRDTLHRDISDIRYHCPLEKLSDTCEKVINDKVTSLQGQIASNSFQDVLGIQNADDLAECLMAYHLFFGVDDESLQQMAQSMGKPVEEYKAIMKSQDLHTVLTGDRILSFMNCNTASYLYSILRHIPFLGDTVLNYLRVWKHRHFLEIVAKDTRTIMKKILTDSII comes from the coding sequence ATGACACAGGCCAATCAATCCCTTCACACTCCATTGTCTACATCCTTCACCCCTGCTCTGCAGTACAATACAGGATGGACAGTCTTACCTAAGGCAACTGCCACAAACATTGAAAAGGCACTGGTAGAAGCGAAGTTGCTGGGGGTGGTCTCTGTGGCCAGGGAAATCCTGGAGATAGCATCCAGTGCCCCAGTGAGAATTGCTGTCACTGGGGACTCTGGCAATGGCATGTCTTCCTTCATCAATGCACTGAGGGGAATTGGGCATGAACAGGAAGACTCAGCTCCCACTGGGGTGGTGGGGACCACCCAGATTCCCATTTGCTacttttcctcccattttcccaATGTGGAGTTGTGGGACCTACCTGGAATAGGGGCAGGTACTCAAACCCTGGGGAACTATCTAGCGGAGATGCAGTTTAGTCTGTATGACCTCTTCATCATCATTGCATCAGAACAGTTCAGCATGAATCTCGTGAAGCTTGCCAAAGCCATCCAGGGACAGGGAAAGAAGTTCTACATTGTCTGGACCAAGCTGGACAGGGACATCAGCACATGTACCCTCTCAGAGGAACGACTCCTGCAGAATATCCGAGAGAATATTTGGGAAACTGTCCAAAAGGAGGGAGTGCACAAACCCATCATATTCCTGGTCTCCAGCTTTGACCCTTTATTGAATGACTTCCCAGAGCTTAGGGATACCTTGCACAGGGACATCTCTGATATCAGGTACCATTGTCCTTTAGAAAAACTGTCTGACACCTGTGAGAAGGTCATTAATGACAAAGTGACCTCTTTGCAGGGGCAAATCGCTTCAAATTCTTTCCAGGACGTCCTTGGCATCCAGAATGCAGATGATCTGGCAGAGTGTCTGATGGCCTACCACTTGTTTTTTGGTGTGGATGATGAGTCTCTCCAGCAGATGGCCCAGAGTATGGGGAAACCTGTGGAGGAGTACAAGGCTATTATGAAGTCTCAGGATCTGCACACTGTCCTCACTGGGGACAGGATATTATCTTTCATGAATTGTAATACAGCCTCTTACTTATATTCAATTCTGAGACACATCCCATTCTTAGGTGATACTGTTCTCAACTACCTGAGAGTGTGGAAACACAGACACTTCCTTGAAATAGTTGCCAAGGACACCAGGACCATCATGAAGAAAATCCTCACAGACTCCATCATCTGA